A region from the uncultured Stenotrophomonas sp. genome encodes:
- a CDS encoding conserved hypothetical protein (Evidence 4 : Homologs of previously reported genes of unknown function), giving the protein MSASPLDFIKPLAGRALERALNHALALDPDTRAALAPLAGQCITLTLESPPLAMQVGVDGQRLTVGPVDAAREPDLAVRSTLGGVLAQLPFMVNARRTGQAPGGRVKVSGDAELARRLQQLATRFDPDWQQPFVGVFGEVLGVQVAQALRTALAQASRGAKDLARTAAEYVTEESRDVVPRAELDAFHDDVDVVRDDVERLAARVARLRQRSGGRA; this is encoded by the coding sequence ATGTCTGCCTCCCCTCTCGATTTCATCAAGCCGCTGGCCGGCCGCGCGCTGGAAAGGGCGCTGAACCACGCGCTGGCGCTGGACCCGGATACCCGCGCCGCGCTGGCCCCGCTGGCTGGCCAGTGCATCACCCTGACCCTGGAGTCGCCGCCGCTGGCGATGCAGGTCGGCGTGGACGGACAGCGGCTGACGGTGGGCCCGGTGGATGCCGCGCGCGAGCCGGACCTGGCCGTGCGCAGCACCCTCGGCGGGGTACTGGCGCAGTTGCCGTTCATGGTCAACGCGCGCCGCACCGGCCAAGCGCCGGGCGGGCGGGTGAAGGTGTCCGGCGATGCCGAACTGGCGCGGCGGCTGCAGCAACTGGCCACGCGCTTCGATCCGGACTGGCAGCAGCCGTTCGTCGGCGTGTTCGGCGAGGTGCTGGGCGTGCAGGTGGCGCAGGCCCTGCGCACGGCGCTGGCGCAGGCCAGCCGCGGTGCGAAGGACCTGGCGCGCACCGCGGCCGAATACGTTACCGAGGAATCGCGCGACGTGGTGCCGCGTGCCGAACTGGATGCCTTCCACGACGACGTGGACGTGGTCCGCGACGACGTGGAGCGGCTGGCCGCGCGGGTGGCGCGGCTGCGCCAGCGCAGCGGGGGGCGGGCATGA
- the ubiB gene encoding 2-octaprenylphenol hydroxylase (Evidence 2a : Function of homologous gene experimentally demonstrated in an other organism; PubMedId : 10960098, 20416225, 3309887, 9422602; Product type e : enzyme) encodes MKAVRAMFRANRIGRVILRYRLDALLDGTPVERWLRLAKPFVPRARGDIASLSRGARLRLALQELGPIFVKFGQILSTRRDLVPPDVAAELTLLQDRVQPFDGERALQIVEQALGLPITEAFASFDTTPLASASIAQVHEATLPGGRQVVVKVLRPDIEKQIAGDIALLKSLAALTLGAASDLKNVMLMFFKSLAALVERTHPRADKIRPREVVAEIETTLAAELDLQREGANASVLRRFWLDSDDLYVPEVIWTHTAERALTLERVWGIPSDDVAALDVAGIDRKALAAKGVRVFYTQVFRDNFFHADAHAGNIWVDTDPARRDNPRFIALDFGIMGQLSEQDQFYLAENFMAIFNRDYRRIAELHLQAQWMPATVRIDELEAAVRAVCEPYFTRPLSQISLAEVLVKLFRTAQRYQLTLQPQLILLQKTLLNIEGVGRQLDPQLDIWAVARPVLERILRERYSPRRALKELGKRLPEIMTQAPDMPALLHGWLSQQVQGKHELAMRSQDIVNLDITLKRLQRRVVTAVGGAGLLVVAALLHGLHASGPQLASMPLWSWICGGVGMLALASAWLRR; translated from the coding sequence ATGAAGGCGGTGCGCGCGATGTTCCGCGCCAACCGTATCGGCCGGGTGATCCTGCGCTACCGGCTCGACGCGCTGCTCGACGGCACCCCGGTCGAGCGCTGGCTGCGGCTGGCCAAGCCGTTCGTGCCGCGCGCGCGCGGTGACATCGCCAGCCTGTCGCGCGGTGCGCGGCTGCGGCTGGCGTTGCAGGAACTGGGGCCGATCTTCGTCAAGTTCGGGCAGATCCTCTCGACCCGCCGCGACCTGGTGCCGCCGGATGTCGCCGCCGAGCTGACCCTGCTGCAGGACCGCGTGCAGCCGTTCGATGGCGAACGCGCGCTGCAGATCGTCGAACAGGCGCTGGGCCTGCCGATCACCGAGGCGTTCGCCAGCTTCGACACCACGCCGCTGGCCTCGGCCTCGATCGCGCAGGTGCACGAAGCGACGCTACCCGGTGGCCGGCAGGTGGTGGTCAAGGTGCTGCGCCCGGACATCGAAAAGCAGATTGCCGGCGACATCGCCCTGCTCAAGTCGCTGGCCGCGCTGACCCTGGGCGCCGCCAGCGACTTGAAGAACGTGATGCTCATGTTCTTCAAGTCGCTGGCCGCGCTGGTCGAGCGCACCCACCCGCGCGCCGACAAGATCCGCCCGCGCGAGGTGGTGGCCGAAATCGAGACCACGCTGGCCGCCGAACTGGACCTGCAGCGCGAAGGTGCCAACGCCAGCGTGCTGCGCCGCTTCTGGCTGGACTCGGACGACCTGTACGTGCCGGAAGTGATCTGGACCCACACCGCCGAGCGCGCGCTGACCCTGGAACGGGTGTGGGGCATCCCGTCCGACGACGTCGCCGCGCTGGACGTCGCCGGCATCGACCGCAAGGCGCTGGCGGCCAAGGGCGTGCGCGTGTTCTACACGCAGGTGTTCCGCGACAACTTCTTCCACGCAGACGCCCACGCCGGCAACATCTGGGTCGACACCGACCCGGCGCGGCGCGACAACCCGCGCTTCATCGCGCTGGATTTCGGCATCATGGGCCAGCTCTCGGAACAGGACCAGTTCTACCTGGCCGAGAACTTCATGGCCATCTTCAACCGCGATTACCGGCGCATCGCCGAGCTGCACCTGCAGGCGCAGTGGATGCCGGCCACGGTGCGCATCGACGAGCTGGAGGCGGCGGTGCGCGCGGTGTGCGAGCCGTACTTCACCCGGCCGTTGTCGCAGATTTCGCTGGCCGAGGTGCTGGTCAAGCTGTTCCGCACCGCGCAGCGCTACCAGCTCACGCTGCAGCCGCAGCTGATCCTGCTGCAGAAGACGCTGCTCAACATCGAGGGCGTCGGCCGCCAGCTCGACCCGCAGCTCGACATCTGGGCGGTGGCCAGGCCGGTGCTCGAACGCATCCTGCGCGAGCGCTACAGCCCGCGCCGTGCGTTGAAGGAGCTGGGCAAGCGCCTGCCGGAAATCATGACCCAGGCGCCGGACATGCCGGCGCTGCTGCACGGCTGGCTGAGCCAGCAGGTGCAGGGCAAGCACGAACTGGCGATGCGCTCGCAGGACATCGTCAACCTCGACATCACGCTCAAGCGTCTGCAGCGGCGCGTGGTCACCGCGGTGGGCGGCGCCGGGCTGCTGGTGGTCGCCGCGCTGCTGCACGGCCTGCACGCCAGCGGCCCGCAACTGGCGTCGATGCCGCTGTGGTCGTGGATCTGTGGCGGCGTGGGCATGCTGGCGCTGGCCTCGGCATGGCTGCGGCGGTGA
- the truC gene encoding tRNA pseudouridine synthase C yields the protein MFPEAEEAAATDVVSEPLPLLYEDTWLAVVNKPAGLMVHDSKLARGEDDFLADRLREQLGKPIFLVHRLDRATSGCLLLAFDRDTASALGKTLMGGEVEKDYLAVCRGWPAEDAFTVDHDLDGGPGKPVKKQAITHFQRLLTGELPVPSNGFETSRYALLRCQLQTGRFRQIRRHLKHVFHHLIGDTSHGDGRHNRTFRMHGVHRMLLHAQRLAFPHPQDGRRIEVVAPLDAEFQRACALFGWQHP from the coding sequence ATGTTTCCTGAAGCGGAGGAGGCTGCGGCAACGGACGTCGTTTCCGAACCGCTGCCGCTGCTGTACGAAGATACGTGGCTGGCGGTGGTCAACAAGCCGGCCGGGCTGATGGTCCATGACAGCAAGCTGGCCCGCGGCGAGGACGACTTCCTTGCCGACCGCCTGCGCGAACAACTGGGCAAGCCGATCTTTCTTGTGCACCGGCTGGACCGCGCCACCAGCGGCTGCCTGCTGCTGGCCTTCGACCGCGACACCGCCAGCGCGCTGGGCAAGACCCTGATGGGCGGTGAGGTCGAAAAAGACTACCTGGCCGTCTGCCGTGGCTGGCCGGCGGAAGACGCCTTCACCGTCGACCACGACCTCGACGGCGGCCCCGGCAAACCGGTGAAGAAGCAGGCCATCACCCATTTCCAGCGGCTGCTGACCGGCGAATTGCCCGTGCCCTCCAACGGTTTTGAAACCTCGCGCTACGCGTTGCTGCGTTGCCAGCTGCAGACCGGCCGCTTCCGCCAGATACGGCGGCATTTGAAGCACGTGTTCCACCACCTGATCGGCGACACCAGCCACGGCGACGGCCGCCACAACCGCACCTTCCGCATGCACGGCGTGCATCGCATGCTGTTGCACGCACAGCGGCTGGCGTTCCCGCACCCGCAGGATGGCCGCCGCATCGAGGTGGTTGCGCCGCTGGATGCGGAGTTCCAGCGCGCCTGCGCCCTGTTCGGTTGGCAGCACCCGTAG
- a CDS encoding hypothetical protein (Evidence 5 : No homology to any previously reported sequences), with amino-acid sequence MVIHRPRFAGVDSRLKQGVAVTDNPGWRIEDCRQPVPQGHVAVVARAYALGPVRLQDAP; translated from the coding sequence ATGGTCATCCATCGGCCGCGGTTCGCTGGCGTGGATTCCCGGCTGAAACAGGGGGTGGCCGTGACCGACAACCCCGGATGGCGGATTGAAGACTGCCGCCAGCCAGTACCTCAGGGCCATGTCGCGGTCGTGGCCAGGGCTTATGCTCTCGGTCCAGTCCGATTGCAGGATGCTCCGTGA
- a CDS encoding Phospholipid/glycerol acyltransferase, which yields MDNIPPHCRPPLVPPVPPGVPRGGSAFGRWLGRCILRLGGWRVAGPLPDLRKAVVIAAPHSSNWDGIWGLAAKLALGVEARILGKDKLFWWPLGAVLRRFGVVPLDRSSPQGTVGQAVAMIRDNERIWFALAPEGTRKPVKEWKTGFIRIARMAQVPIVPAYFHYPEKTIGFGPAFHTSGDDAADMAAIRQWYRPWRGRNRGTA from the coding sequence TTGGACAACATCCCGCCGCACTGCCGTCCGCCGCTGGTGCCACCGGTTCCGCCGGGCGTGCCGCGTGGCGGAAGCGCATTCGGCCGCTGGCTGGGGCGCTGCATCCTGCGCCTGGGGGGGTGGCGCGTGGCCGGGCCGCTGCCCGACCTGCGCAAGGCGGTGGTGATCGCCGCGCCGCACTCGTCCAACTGGGATGGCATCTGGGGGTTGGCGGCCAAGCTGGCGCTGGGCGTGGAGGCGCGCATCCTCGGCAAAGACAAGCTGTTCTGGTGGCCGCTGGGTGCGGTGCTGCGCCGGTTCGGCGTGGTGCCGCTGGACCGCAGCTCGCCGCAGGGCACGGTGGGGCAGGCGGTGGCGATGATCCGCGACAACGAGCGCATCTGGTTCGCGCTGGCGCCGGAAGGCACGCGCAAGCCGGTGAAGGAATGGAAGACCGGCTTCATCCGCATCGCGCGGATGGCGCAGGTGCCGATCGTGCCGGCCTATTTCCACTACCCGGAAAAGACCATCGGCTTCGGCCCGGCGTTCCACACCAGCGGCGACGATGCCGCCGACATGGCCGCCATCCGCCAGTGGTACCGGCCGTGGCGGGGCCGCAACCGCGGCACGGCGTAA
- the ddlA gene encoding D-alanine-D-alanine ligase A (Evidence 2a : Function of homologous gene experimentally demonstrated in an other organism; Product type e : enzyme), translated as MGKTRVGIIFGGRSAEHEVSLQSAKNILDALDKQRFDVSLIGIDKQGHWHVSDPQQFLLNADDPARIALNRSGNAVAVLPGREQAQLVPSDPATALAQIDVVFPIVHGTLGEDGSLQGLLRMANLPFVGSGVLGSAVAMDKDVAKRLLRDAGLPVAPCVCFNRTSAAAADYDALVAQLGTPLFVKPANQGSSVGVSKVRDADEFRQAMALALSFDHKVLVESAIAGREIECAVLGNDHPEASVCGEVVVHDDFYAYDTKYISANGAETVIPAAIPAEAQERIRAIAIRAYQALDCAGMARVDVFLTPSGEVVINEINTLPGFTRISMYPKLWGASGLDYTSLITRLVELALDRHAADKALRSSITPA; from the coding sequence ATGGGCAAGACCCGGGTCGGCATCATCTTCGGCGGTCGTTCGGCCGAGCACGAGGTCTCGCTGCAATCGGCGAAGAACATCCTCGACGCACTGGACAAGCAGCGCTTCGACGTCAGCCTGATCGGCATCGACAAGCAGGGCCACTGGCACGTCAGCGACCCGCAGCAGTTCCTGCTCAATGCCGACGACCCGGCACGCATCGCGCTGAACCGCTCCGGCAACGCGGTGGCGGTGCTGCCCGGCCGCGAGCAGGCGCAGTTGGTGCCTTCCGACCCGGCCACGGCGCTGGCGCAGATCGACGTGGTGTTCCCGATCGTGCACGGCACCCTCGGCGAGGACGGCTCGCTGCAGGGCCTGCTGCGCATGGCCAACCTGCCGTTCGTCGGCTCCGGCGTGCTCGGCTCGGCGGTGGCGATGGACAAGGACGTGGCCAAGCGCCTGCTGCGCGACGCCGGGCTGCCGGTGGCGCCGTGCGTGTGCTTCAACCGCACCAGCGCAGCTGCGGCCGACTACGACGCGCTGGTGGCGCAGCTGGGCACGCCGCTGTTCGTCAAGCCGGCCAACCAGGGCTCCTCGGTGGGCGTGAGCAAGGTGCGCGATGCCGACGAATTCCGCCAGGCGATGGCGCTGGCGCTGTCCTTCGACCACAAGGTGCTGGTGGAGTCGGCTATTGCCGGGCGCGAGATCGAGTGCGCGGTGCTGGGCAACGACCACCCCGAGGCCAGCGTCTGCGGCGAGGTGGTGGTGCACGACGACTTCTACGCCTACGACACCAAGTACATCAGCGCCAACGGCGCCGAGACGGTGATCCCGGCCGCCATCCCGGCCGAGGCGCAGGAGCGTATCCGCGCCATCGCCATCCGTGCCTACCAGGCGCTGGACTGCGCCGGCATGGCGCGGGTGGACGTGTTCCTCACGCCCTCCGGCGAAGTGGTCATCAACGAGATCAACACCCTGCCCGGCTTCACCCGCATCAGCATGTATCCCAAGCTGTGGGGCGCCAGCGGGCTGGACTACACATCACTGATCACGCGCCTGGTCGAACTGGCGCTGGACCGCCACGCCGCCGACAAGGCACTGCGCAGCTCGATCACCCCGGCCTGA
- a CDS encoding conserved membrane hypothetical protein (Evidence 4 : Homologs of previously reported genes of unknown function), which produces MSIAYWCVLVAAVLPYVWVVVAKARPGYNNRNPRAWAAKCDDYLVQRAHAAHLNAFEAFAPFAAGVVLAQLAGVDAQAANGLALAFVVLRVLHGLFYIADKPPLRSLAWLGGFACALALIVLAALRAG; this is translated from the coding sequence ATGTCGATCGCCTACTGGTGCGTGCTGGTTGCCGCGGTGCTGCCCTATGTCTGGGTGGTCGTCGCCAAGGCCCGGCCCGGCTACAACAACCGCAACCCGCGCGCGTGGGCCGCCAAGTGCGACGACTACCTGGTGCAGCGCGCCCATGCCGCGCACCTGAACGCGTTCGAGGCATTCGCGCCGTTCGCCGCCGGCGTGGTGCTGGCGCAGCTGGCCGGAGTGGATGCGCAGGCAGCCAACGGGCTGGCCCTTGCCTTCGTGGTCCTGCGCGTCCTGCATGGCCTGTTCTACATCGCCGACAAGCCACCGCTGCGCAGCCTCGCATGGCTGGGCGGCTTCGCCTGCGCGCTGGCGTTGATCGTGCTGGCCGCGTTGCGGGCCGGCTGA
- a CDS encoding Peptidyl-tRNA hydrolase, with product MTTPQLTVDATLAIPETEIVERFVRASGAGGQNVNKVSSAVELRFDVAGSPSLPDALRARLLARRDRRLTDAGVLVIDAQRFRTQERNRADARERLVAFIRAGLEVPKARVATKPTYGSRLRRLDEKKGRAQIKRGRSQRNWE from the coding sequence ATGACGACCCCGCAGCTGACCGTCGATGCCACGCTGGCGATTCCGGAAACGGAGATCGTCGAGCGCTTCGTGCGCGCCAGCGGTGCCGGCGGGCAAAACGTCAACAAGGTGTCCAGTGCGGTCGAGCTGCGTTTCGACGTGGCCGGCTCGCCGTCGTTGCCGGATGCCCTGCGTGCGCGGCTGCTGGCGCGGCGCGACCGGCGCCTGACCGACGCGGGCGTGCTGGTGATCGATGCGCAGCGCTTCCGCACCCAGGAGCGCAACCGCGCCGATGCGCGCGAGCGGCTGGTCGCGTTCATCCGCGCCGGACTGGAGGTACCGAAGGCGCGGGTGGCGACCAAGCCGACCTACGGCTCCAGGCTGCGCCGGCTGGACGAGAAAAAGGGGCGCGCGCAGATCAAGCGTGGCCGTTCGCAACGCAACTGGGAGTAG
- the dcp gene encoding dipeptidyl carboxypeptidase II (Evidence 2a : Function of homologous gene experimentally demonstrated in an other organism; PubMedId : 216006, 8226676; Product type e : enzyme) produces the protein MSRTVILAAAISLALAACSGKESNAPVNTDSTAGQQAEASANPFLAASTLPFQAPAFDQIKDADYLPAFAEGMRQQLAEIAQITANTAPATFDNTLLPLEKSGAILDRTSRVFFSVVQADTSPERQKIQEQVIPKLAAHSDAIHLDAKLFERVKAVYDGRAEAGLDAEQLRVVEETFNGFVKAGAQLSDADKETLKQYNAEEATLANDFHNKLVAATAAGAVVVDDKAQLAGLSDGDVASAEEAAKGRKLDGKWVLALQNTTQQPVLVSLQDRDLRARVLAASETRTEQDDANDTRKIVQRLAQLRAAKARLLGFPNYAAYNLGDQMAQTPANALKLLTDTVPAATAKARGELAEIQKVVDAQNGGFKATASDWDFYAEQVRKAKYDLDESQIKPYFELDNVLQNGVFFAANQLYGITFKERRDIPVYHPDVRVFEVTDADGQPLALFYADFFKRDSKSGGAWMDVFVEQDGLTGTKPVVYNVCNFTKPAAGQPALLSWDDVTTMFHEFGHALHGMFSNTKYPSVAGTGVPRDFVEFPSQFNEHWASDPKVFANYAKHYQSGEAMPQALVDKIAKARTFNQGYATTEYLSAALLDLAWHTQGADAPLQDVDTFEAAALKRFKVDLPQVPPRYRSSYFDHIWGGGYSAGYYAYFWAEMIDHDAFEWFKENGGLTRENGQVFRDKILSIGNTRDLATAYREFRGKDPSVEALLKNRGLK, from the coding sequence ATGTCGCGCACCGTCATTCTGGCCGCTGCCATCAGTCTTGCGCTGGCGGCCTGTTCCGGCAAGGAGTCCAACGCACCCGTGAATACCGACAGCACCGCCGGCCAGCAGGCCGAGGCCTCGGCCAACCCGTTCCTGGCCGCCAGCACGCTGCCGTTCCAGGCACCGGCCTTCGACCAGATCAAGGATGCCGACTACCTGCCGGCCTTCGCCGAAGGCATGCGCCAGCAGCTGGCCGAGATCGCGCAGATCACCGCCAACACCGCGCCGGCCACCTTCGACAACACCCTGCTGCCGCTGGAGAAATCCGGTGCCATCCTCGACCGCACCAGCCGCGTGTTCTTCAGCGTGGTGCAGGCCGACACCAGTCCTGAGCGGCAGAAGATCCAGGAACAGGTGATCCCGAAACTGGCCGCGCACAGTGACGCGATCCACCTCGACGCCAAGCTGTTCGAGCGGGTCAAGGCGGTGTACGACGGCCGCGCCGAGGCCGGGCTGGATGCCGAGCAGCTGCGCGTGGTCGAGGAAACCTTCAATGGCTTCGTCAAGGCCGGCGCGCAACTGAGCGATGCCGACAAGGAAACGCTGAAGCAGTACAACGCCGAGGAGGCCACCCTCGCCAACGACTTCCACAACAAGCTGGTTGCGGCCACCGCCGCCGGCGCGGTGGTGGTGGATGACAAGGCGCAACTGGCCGGCCTGAGCGATGGCGATGTCGCTTCGGCCGAGGAAGCGGCCAAGGGCCGCAAGCTCGACGGCAAGTGGGTGCTGGCGCTGCAGAACACCACCCAGCAGCCGGTGCTGGTGTCGCTGCAGGACCGCGACCTGCGCGCCAGGGTGCTGGCCGCTTCGGAAACCCGCACCGAGCAGGACGACGCCAACGACACCCGCAAGATCGTCCAGCGCCTGGCGCAGCTGCGCGCGGCCAAGGCCAGGCTGCTCGGCTTCCCGAACTACGCCGCCTACAACCTCGGCGACCAGATGGCGCAGACCCCGGCCAACGCACTGAAGCTGCTCACCGACACGGTGCCGGCGGCCACCGCCAAGGCGCGCGGCGAGCTGGCCGAGATCCAGAAGGTGGTTGATGCACAGAACGGCGGCTTCAAGGCTACCGCCTCGGACTGGGACTTCTACGCCGAGCAGGTGCGCAAGGCCAAGTACGACCTCGACGAGTCGCAGATCAAGCCGTATTTCGAGCTGGACAATGTGCTGCAGAACGGCGTGTTCTTCGCCGCCAACCAGCTCTACGGCATCACGTTCAAGGAGCGCAGGGACATCCCGGTGTACCACCCGGACGTGCGCGTGTTCGAAGTGACCGACGCCGACGGCCAGCCGTTGGCGCTGTTCTACGCTGATTTCTTCAAGCGCGACAGCAAGAGCGGCGGTGCGTGGATGGACGTGTTCGTCGAACAGGACGGCCTGACCGGCACCAAACCGGTGGTCTACAACGTGTGCAACTTCACCAAGCCTGCCGCCGGCCAGCCGGCGCTGCTGAGCTGGGACGACGTGACGACCATGTTCCACGAATTCGGCCATGCCCTGCACGGCATGTTCTCGAATACGAAGTATCCGAGCGTGGCCGGCACCGGTGTGCCGCGCGATTTCGTCGAGTTCCCGTCGCAGTTCAACGAGCATTGGGCCTCGGACCCGAAGGTGTTCGCCAACTACGCCAAGCACTACCAAAGTGGCGAAGCGATGCCGCAGGCGCTGGTGGACAAGATCGCCAAGGCCCGCACCTTCAACCAGGGCTACGCGACCACCGAATACCTGTCGGCCGCGTTGCTCGACCTGGCCTGGCACACGCAGGGCGCCGACGCGCCGCTGCAGGACGTGGACACCTTCGAGGCCGCCGCGCTCAAGCGCTTCAAGGTGGACCTGCCACAGGTGCCGCCGCGCTACCGCAGCAGCTATTTCGACCACATCTGGGGCGGCGGTTATTCGGCCGGCTACTACGCCTATTTCTGGGCGGAAATGATCGACCACGACGCCTTCGAGTGGTTCAAGGAAAACGGCGGCCTGACCCGCGAGAACGGGCAGGTGTTCCGCGACAAGATCCTGTCCATCGGCAACACCCGCGATCTGGCCACGGCCTACCGCGAGTTCCGTGGCAAGGACCCGAGCGTGGAAGCACTGCTGAAGAACCGCGGGCTGAAGTAA
- a CDS encoding DNA photolyase FAD-binding protein translates to MGIALVWLRDDLRLDDQPALRAALQRGLSPLPVYIHAPEEEGAWAPGAASQTWRRRSLAVLAGELERRGSRLLLLRGPTLDALQMLAARSGAEAVLWTRRYEPAIEQRDAWIKRSLRQAGLHAESFNGALLFEPWELATRQGDPYRVFTPFWKSARAAWRVPATWDAPARLPSLAHADLPAGERLDELAPAPAPAWDAGFWQRFAPGEQGARAALRRFIDDALHGYAQARDFAAEAGTSQLSPHLHFGEVSVRRVAAEVLAMGDAIAEADRDRFLAELGWREFAHHVLHHYPQVPERNLDPRFDDFPWAAPDEAQLEAWRRGRTGVPIVDAGMRELWHTGWMHNRVRMLVASWLTKHLRQHWRHGARWFWDTLVDADLANNTQGWQWSAGTGADAAPYFRVFNPATQARRFDPAGAYIARWVPELADLPPPARFAPWEHPEPARRLAPGYPPRPQVELAAGRAGALAAFASLRRGAAR, encoded by the coding sequence ATGGGCATCGCGCTGGTCTGGCTGCGCGACGACCTGCGCCTGGACGACCAGCCGGCCCTGCGCGCGGCGCTGCAACGTGGCCTGTCGCCGCTGCCGGTCTACATCCATGCGCCGGAAGAAGAAGGCGCATGGGCGCCCGGTGCCGCATCGCAGACATGGCGCCGGCGCTCGCTGGCGGTATTGGCCGGCGAACTGGAACGCCGCGGCTCGCGCCTGTTGCTGCTGCGCGGGCCCACGCTTGATGCCCTGCAAATGCTGGCCGCGCGCAGCGGTGCCGAAGCGGTGCTGTGGACGCGGCGCTACGAGCCGGCCATCGAACAGCGCGATGCGTGGATCAAGCGCAGCCTGCGCCAGGCCGGCCTGCATGCGGAAAGCTTCAACGGCGCACTGCTGTTCGAGCCGTGGGAACTGGCGACCCGGCAGGGCGATCCCTACCGGGTGTTCACGCCCTTCTGGAAATCCGCGCGCGCGGCATGGCGCGTGCCGGCAACGTGGGATGCGCCGGCGCGGCTGCCATCGCTGGCACATGCGGACCTGCCCGCTGGCGAGCGGCTGGACGAACTGGCGCCGGCGCCGGCCCCGGCATGGGACGCCGGTTTCTGGCAACGCTTCGCGCCCGGTGAGCAAGGCGCGCGCGCGGCGTTGCGACGATTCATCGACGATGCATTGCATGGTTACGCGCAGGCCCGCGATTTCGCCGCCGAAGCCGGCACCTCGCAGTTGTCGCCGCACCTGCACTTCGGCGAGGTGTCGGTGCGGCGCGTGGCCGCCGAAGTGTTGGCCATGGGTGATGCCATCGCCGAGGCCGACCGCGACCGCTTTCTCGCCGAGCTGGGTTGGCGCGAGTTCGCCCACCACGTGCTGCACCACTACCCGCAGGTGCCCGAACGCAACCTCGATCCACGCTTCGACGATTTCCCGTGGGCGGCGCCGGACGAAGCGCAGCTGGAAGCATGGCGCCGCGGCCGCACCGGCGTGCCCATCGTCGATGCCGGCATGCGCGAGTTGTGGCACACCGGCTGGATGCACAACCGCGTACGCATGCTGGTGGCCAGTTGGCTGACCAAGCATCTGCGCCAGCACTGGCGGCATGGCGCGCGCTGGTTCTGGGACACGCTGGTGGATGCCGACTTGGCCAACAACACCCAGGGTTGGCAGTGGAGCGCGGGCACCGGTGCCGACGCGGCGCCGTACTTCCGTGTGTTCAACCCGGCCACCCAGGCGCGCCGCTTCGACCCGGCCGGGGCCTACATCGCGCGCTGGGTGCCGGAACTGGCGGACCTGCCGCCACCGGCGCGCTTCGCGCCGTGGGAACATCCGGAACCGGCGCGGCGGCTGGCGCCGGGATATCCGCCGCGGCCACAGGTGGAACTGGCCGCCGGCCGCGCCGGTGCGCTGGCCGCCTTCGCCAGCCTGCGCCGCGGCGCGGCACGCTGA